From Pseudomonas hefeiensis, one genomic window encodes:
- a CDS encoding (Fe-S)-binding protein: MTTAKEKYAACIRCNNCRWLPVPKSADQAFICPSIQYGKNFAYSGGGKMITGYALLDGKADYTPEVLDSIYACSVCGGCDVGCKTNNAEIVEPLNSIYELRRQCVENGHVPVALERLLANLRQYGNPQGRPSNERANWCKSLNLPHTSKLGEETLLHVGEAAFHSAQWPGLHFVVQRLQDEGVKFAVGGAEEPDSGALAFDIGDQKLARNLAEKTVAWVKKSGALRLITCSDTAFMAFRSVYPRLGIRLDDVEVLHISQWLAQSAVYVRQPDGLHFNVVTYHDGCRLGRLSEPYIPWNGEWKKMFNSLPVREPDTPIRFGTEGIYEDPRALLASVGTHVVEMERTREFSYCCGAGGGGAEANADFAKQAGLVRLQEALSVGVSTMVTSCGTCANHMNQLAVDAGLPIKVQTLLDHLCQRGANGAVAVSNGDKP, from the coding sequence ATGACTACTGCAAAAGAAAAGTATGCGGCTTGCATACGCTGCAATAACTGTCGATGGCTTCCCGTTCCCAAAAGCGCAGATCAGGCATTTATTTGTCCCAGCATTCAATATGGAAAAAATTTTGCTTACTCTGGAGGAGGCAAAATGATCACAGGTTACGCGTTGCTCGATGGAAAGGCGGATTATACTCCCGAAGTACTAGATAGTATTTATGCATGCAGCGTGTGTGGTGGCTGTGACGTTGGTTGCAAAACCAATAATGCAGAGATAGTCGAGCCACTAAATTCTATTTATGAGCTTCGCCGCCAATGTGTCGAAAATGGCCACGTTCCTGTGGCGCTAGAACGATTACTCGCCAATTTGCGTCAGTACGGTAACCCTCAAGGACGTCCTTCTAACGAACGCGCCAATTGGTGTAAATCGTTGAATCTACCCCATACGTCTAAATTAGGCGAAGAAACACTGCTGCATGTCGGTGAAGCTGCATTCCACAGTGCTCAATGGCCCGGGCTGCATTTCGTTGTTCAGCGTCTGCAGGATGAAGGAGTGAAATTTGCCGTCGGCGGGGCGGAGGAGCCAGACAGTGGTGCTCTGGCATTCGACATCGGCGATCAAAAGCTGGCAAGAAACTTGGCAGAAAAAACAGTCGCCTGGGTTAAGAAAAGTGGTGCTCTTCGCCTCATTACTTGCAGCGATACTGCATTTATGGCATTTCGCTCAGTCTACCCACGTCTGGGTATTCGGCTCGATGATGTTGAGGTCCTCCATATTTCTCAGTGGCTAGCGCAATCTGCTGTATACGTCCGACAGCCAGACGGATTGCACTTCAATGTTGTGACCTATCATGATGGATGTCGGCTTGGCCGACTCAGCGAGCCTTACATACCTTGGAATGGCGAGTGGAAAAAAATGTTCAATTCGCTTCCTGTACGCGAGCCCGATACACCCATTCGGTTCGGTACAGAGGGGATTTACGAGGACCCTCGCGCTCTGCTCGCCTCGGTAGGTACGCATGTTGTAGAAATGGAGCGTACTCGGGAGTTTAGTTATTGCTGTGGTGCCGGTGGAGGAGGGGCGGAAGCAAACGCTGACTTTGCAAAACAAGCCGGTTTGGTACGTCTGCAGGAAGCTCTTAGCGTAGGTGTTTCCACAATGGTTACTAGTTGTGGTACCTGCGCAAATCACATGAATCAATTGGCTGTCGATGCGGGTCTGCCAATTAAAGTTCAGACTCTTCTCGACCATCTGTGTCAACGAGGAGCTAATGGCGCGGTGGCGGTTAGTAACGGGGACAAGCCATGA
- a CDS encoding fumarylacetoacetate hydrolase family protein, translating into MKFLRYGPLLDEKIGLLDLQGNIRALPPEFAHLTELPLERVDVERIRNLEINKLVLVAGNPRLGAIVNRVPNVYGIGLNYAPHAEEAQMELPSEPLVFNKATSCLSGPNDNIVMWPGSKALDWEVELGVVIGTPAFQIDEKHALDHVAGYCIVHDVSERNWQVNRGGQWGKGKSAPGYGPIGPWLVTPDEIADPQDLEIELRVNGVIMQSASTSEMIFGVATLISHLSQFMRLERGDVISTGTPSGIGAARNPPTYLKVGDVVDLSITGLGKQRQRVVLPC; encoded by the coding sequence ATGAAGTTTTTGAGGTATGGTCCGCTATTAGATGAAAAAATCGGATTATTGGATTTGCAAGGAAATATTCGAGCCTTGCCCCCAGAGTTCGCTCACCTGACTGAATTGCCACTTGAGCGTGTAGACGTTGAACGTATTCGTAATTTAGAGATCAATAAGTTAGTGCTTGTTGCTGGTAATCCCCGTCTTGGTGCAATAGTAAATCGGGTGCCGAATGTATACGGTATCGGTTTGAATTATGCGCCTCATGCTGAAGAGGCTCAGATGGAACTGCCTAGCGAGCCGTTGGTCTTCAACAAAGCGACTTCGTGCCTATCAGGTCCTAACGACAATATTGTCATGTGGCCAGGTAGCAAGGCCCTAGATTGGGAAGTCGAACTCGGTGTGGTAATTGGCACACCAGCTTTTCAGATTGACGAAAAGCATGCCCTTGATCATGTCGCAGGCTACTGCATCGTGCACGACGTCTCGGAGCGAAACTGGCAGGTGAATCGAGGCGGTCAATGGGGCAAAGGTAAAAGTGCTCCGGGTTATGGACCCATTGGTCCATGGCTGGTCACACCCGATGAAATCGCCGATCCCCAGGATCTTGAAATCGAGCTGCGGGTGAATGGTGTAATCATGCAGAGCGCCTCCACATCAGAAATGATTTTTGGCGTCGCAACGCTGATTTCCCATTTGTCGCAGTTTATGCGCCTCGAACGAGGTGATGTAATTAGCACCGGTACACCGTCAGGTATCGGTGCAGCACGGAATCCGCCGACTTATTTGAAAGTGGGTGATGTAGTGGATCTATCAATTACTGGACTTGGTAAGCAGCGGCAACGTGTCGTTTTGCCCTGTTAA
- a CDS encoding FAD-binding oxidoreductase, protein MKTVPQSVNTSLLDSLTSIVGSKYATVDEGAMASYAWNSGVGSMPGPKFVSTWPVAVVWPRTTEEVASIVKFCAVSNLKFAAHSTGTGAVYLSRDAKTVVLDLSRMDDLQIDPMSQTAIIQPGITAGRLQAEAMKHGLTCHVVGAGPSHSPLASATSFHGIGITGASTGNNSRNMLGIEWVSPEGDIVRIGTTGEHWFSEEGPGPGYRGMVRGFLGALSGLGVFTRIGYKLFPWGGPQRVETTGRHPQIGMKPTSTMRFFCPVWDDYEGMSAGLYRFNAFGAAFGVFRMPPNHAGWMLSRNSAEYARQSVAGTLPDIAKLENRFGWQVLTIGHSDRQAEYHEEAIRKIVRETGGRFLDVSKNDAEMLIYNLVTSVYIGRVFRGMGSGGTSFGIAESAGLLPGVFRAGEKIVETDRQPGGAIISDGKEGFWTWSTESRILWAENILASEANTSRGITAMLRGFLMHFYMVSQNPSLGMMGFLAGPLTNLFGRHYSNVDDWMRKIKRTVDPRNTAVESNYVSPNKPVFSTVWRYSEKILFSPVGRPLFNAVTKFLGKKGVQKHD, encoded by the coding sequence ATGAAAACTGTACCCCAAAGTGTCAATACGAGTCTTCTAGATAGCCTGACATCAATCGTAGGGAGCAAGTACGCCACGGTTGATGAAGGCGCAATGGCATCGTATGCATGGAATAGTGGTGTTGGTTCTATGCCGGGGCCCAAGTTCGTGTCGACTTGGCCTGTTGCGGTCGTCTGGCCGCGCACCACCGAAGAGGTAGCTAGCATCGTTAAGTTTTGCGCGGTGAGCAATCTAAAGTTTGCAGCGCACAGCACAGGTACAGGGGCTGTTTATTTAAGTCGTGATGCCAAGACTGTAGTATTGGATTTGAGCCGCATGGACGATCTACAAATTGATCCAATGTCTCAAACTGCGATCATTCAGCCTGGCATTACTGCAGGGCGGCTGCAGGCAGAAGCGATGAAACATGGGTTAACTTGTCATGTGGTCGGAGCGGGTCCGTCTCATTCCCCTCTTGCTTCGGCAACATCTTTTCATGGTATTGGCATTACTGGGGCCAGCACCGGTAATAATAGTCGGAATATGCTGGGTATCGAGTGGGTTTCTCCTGAGGGAGATATCGTTCGGATTGGAACCACTGGTGAGCATTGGTTTAGTGAAGAAGGACCAGGGCCAGGTTATCGCGGAATGGTTCGCGGATTTCTGGGAGCCCTTAGTGGGCTGGGAGTCTTTACCCGGATAGGCTATAAGCTTTTCCCATGGGGTGGCCCCCAGCGAGTGGAGACCACTGGCAGACACCCTCAAATTGGCATGAAGCCTACATCTACCATGCGTTTTTTCTGCCCGGTATGGGACGATTATGAGGGCATGAGCGCAGGGCTCTATCGTTTTAACGCATTTGGTGCTGCGTTTGGCGTATTTCGTATGCCACCGAATCATGCGGGTTGGATGCTCAGCCGCAATTCTGCCGAATATGCGCGACAATCAGTGGCTGGTACGTTGCCAGACATCGCAAAGCTAGAAAATCGTTTTGGCTGGCAAGTGCTCACCATTGGACACTCGGATCGCCAAGCAGAATACCACGAAGAGGCCATCCGAAAGATTGTCAGAGAAACAGGTGGCCGTTTCCTGGACGTGTCAAAAAATGACGCCGAGATGCTGATTTATAATCTCGTCACATCAGTGTACATAGGCCGTGTTTTTCGCGGTATGGGCTCGGGCGGAACAAGCTTTGGCATTGCTGAATCAGCTGGTCTCCTTCCCGGCGTTTTCCGTGCTGGTGAAAAAATTGTAGAGACTGATCGACAGCCGGGTGGAGCAATTATTTCGGACGGCAAAGAAGGGTTTTGGACTTGGTCGACAGAAAGCCGAATACTTTGGGCTGAGAATATTCTTGCGTCCGAGGCAAACACATCGAGAGGAATTACTGCAATGTTGCGTGGGTTTCTCATGCACTTCTACATGGTTTCTCAGAACCCTTCTCTGGGAATGATGGGTTTTCTCGCGGGGCCGTTGACAAATTTATTTGGTCGTCATTATTCGAATGTTGATGATTGGATGCGTAAAATTAAACGCACAGTTGATCCGCGTAATACTGCTGTTGAAAGTAATTATGTCTCTCCAAATAAGCCAGTATTCTCTACCGTTTGGCGGTACTCCGAAAAGATATTATTTTCGCCAGTAGGGCGCCCCCTCTTTAATGCCGTGACTAAATTTTTAGGCAAGAAAGGGGTTCAAAAACACGACTGA
- a CDS encoding FAD-binding oxidoreductase — MKLSLQQFAKNLSDISLEGYRGALSDGVNPIGVAHPCNADDIIALIKWARKTKTQLSIFSSGPGNRSHGSMANVPTVFIDLSKMNRIAAVSERDRVAVIEAGVTFEALDEALLPYGLRSYKPLQPRANKSVLASYLDREPFLQSRDQWDVLDPIGAGEIVFGTGDAFRTGSASHKKSADDLWKAGTRFLTAIGPAAVDFMRIVQGAQGWLGIVPWAAVLCEPIPKLSASFFVPAESPGALAELSASLHRRRLGNATFLANRLQLATLLESNSLDAYALAATLPPWILYVEINAGAELPEHQIVCDIQDLHEIVSGFELRAEVSLCGRSASAIASSQHPDNKTRYKDVLAGAHEEIFFLTTFNKIADFISIIERFRAKKGWGVEDVAVYVQPRLQGRNCHMELILPADLKRPEAHAKLKQHMKELAEELASAGGFFSRPYGDWNRLAQKENPTIMKYLQQAKNLFDPDGILSPGRFGIVEDTKCEQQVHIQ, encoded by the coding sequence ATGAAGTTATCATTGCAGCAATTTGCTAAAAACCTATCTGATATATCTCTCGAAGGCTATCGTGGTGCGCTGAGTGACGGGGTTAATCCCATTGGGGTTGCACATCCTTGTAATGCCGATGATATTATTGCGTTGATCAAATGGGCACGAAAAACGAAGACCCAGCTCTCTATATTCTCCTCTGGTCCCGGTAATAGAAGCCATGGTTCGATGGCAAACGTTCCAACGGTGTTTATAGACCTCAGCAAAATGAACCGTATTGCAGCGGTGAGTGAACGTGACCGTGTGGCCGTGATTGAAGCGGGTGTTACGTTCGAGGCGCTCGATGAAGCGTTGTTGCCCTACGGGTTGCGTAGCTATAAACCGCTGCAGCCTCGTGCAAATAAATCAGTTCTGGCTAGCTATCTTGATCGAGAGCCGTTTTTGCAGTCTCGTGATCAATGGGACGTGCTTGATCCTATTGGAGCTGGGGAAATCGTATTTGGGACAGGGGATGCATTTCGAACGGGGAGCGCCTCACACAAAAAGTCGGCCGATGACTTATGGAAAGCCGGCACGCGTTTTCTTACAGCTATAGGTCCTGCAGCGGTTGACTTTATGCGTATCGTCCAAGGGGCACAGGGTTGGCTCGGGATTGTCCCTTGGGCAGCAGTGTTGTGTGAACCTATTCCAAAACTAAGCGCATCCTTTTTCGTTCCTGCTGAAAGTCCTGGAGCGCTAGCGGAATTGTCAGCTAGTTTGCATAGACGTCGACTAGGTAATGCAACCTTTCTGGCCAATAGATTGCAATTAGCTACGTTACTTGAATCTAACTCATTAGATGCTTATGCATTGGCCGCAACCCTTCCGCCCTGGATACTATATGTCGAAATTAATGCAGGCGCAGAACTACCGGAGCATCAAATTGTTTGTGATATTCAAGATCTACATGAAATAGTTTCAGGCTTTGAGCTTCGTGCAGAAGTATCTCTTTGTGGAAGGAGCGCTAGTGCTATTGCTTCATCCCAGCATCCCGATAATAAAACACGATACAAGGACGTGTTAGCAGGGGCGCACGAGGAAATTTTCTTCCTTACCACTTTTAACAAGATCGCAGATTTTATCTCAATTATTGAAAGATTTCGCGCAAAAAAAGGATGGGGTGTCGAGGACGTCGCCGTATATGTCCAGCCGCGACTACAGGGGCGCAACTGTCATATGGAGCTTATCCTGCCCGCGGATCTAAAAAGACCAGAGGCACACGCTAAGCTCAAACAGCACATGAAAGAATTGGCCGAAGAGCTTGCTTCTGCTGGTGGCTTTTTTAGTCGACCTTACGGTGATTGGAACAGGCTTGCACAAAAGGAAAATCCCACCATCATGAAATATTTGCAGCAAGCCAAGAATCTCTTCGACCCGGACGGCATCTTAAGCCCAGGTCGCTTCGGTATCGTTGAAGATACTAAGTGCGAACAACAGGTACACATACAATGA
- a CDS encoding crotonase/enoyl-CoA hydratase family protein, producing the protein MAYSTVRYVIEENILTLTLNRPQRMNAFNDIMRDELIAAFDAADADDSVRVIIVTGEGGAFCAGADLDEGGDTFNLCNQRGGEGAALRDSGGALSLRIFESTKPVIGALNGAAVGIGITMTLPMDIRLASSNARFGFVFARRGITMEAASSWFLPRLVGPMLALEWAFTGRIFHAEEALRGGLIRSIHEPDELLPAARNLAREIADNTSAMSNLLNRQLIWRMLGADHPIEAHIIDSRTMAFMGASIDAREGVESFLAKRPAKFELSPSKDRPAFYPWWHERKFR; encoded by the coding sequence ATGGCCTACAGTACTGTGCGATATGTCATTGAAGAAAATATACTAACTTTGACACTTAATCGGCCTCAAAGAATGAATGCTTTCAATGACATCATGCGTGATGAATTAATTGCCGCATTCGATGCAGCGGACGCTGATGATTCCGTTCGAGTCATCATTGTTACCGGGGAAGGAGGTGCGTTTTGTGCAGGTGCAGATCTCGATGAAGGTGGAGATACGTTCAATCTGTGCAACCAGCGGGGAGGAGAGGGTGCTGCTCTTCGGGATAGCGGGGGGGCATTGTCATTGCGAATATTTGAGTCAACGAAGCCTGTGATTGGTGCGTTGAACGGTGCTGCTGTAGGTATAGGAATAACAATGACACTGCCAATGGATATACGACTGGCTTCATCAAACGCCCGATTTGGATTCGTTTTCGCACGCCGGGGCATTACAATGGAGGCTGCATCCAGTTGGTTCCTACCGCGTCTAGTCGGGCCAATGTTGGCGCTTGAATGGGCATTTACTGGCAGGATCTTCCATGCCGAAGAAGCGTTGCGCGGTGGTTTGATTCGTAGTATTCATGAGCCGGATGAGTTATTGCCTGCCGCACGTAACTTAGCTCGCGAGATAGCCGACAACACCTCCGCCATGTCTAATTTGCTGAATAGGCAACTAATATGGCGCATGCTTGGTGCTGATCATCCTATTGAAGCGCACATTATAGACTCACGAACAATGGCGTTCATGGGCGCATCAATAGATGCCAGGGAAGGTGTAGAGTCGTTTCTTGCAAAGCGGCCAGCGAAATTTGAATTGAGCCCTAGCAAGGATCGTCCGGCATTCTATCCCTGGTGGCACGAGCGAAAATTTCGTTGA
- a CDS encoding fatty acid--CoA ligase, with translation MSRTKIIPAAQGAHDYPLLIKSLLLSGVRYQPDQEIVYSDKFRYNYRDLLERVNRLANMLSAAGVKAGDIVAILDWDTPRYLECFFAVPMLGAVLHTVNVRLSPEQIAYTMNHAEDSVVLVNDDFVPLLSDIGYKLKTVSCYIQLSDGESVQSELPTLGEYEQLLAQASNHYVFPDFDERSVATLFYTTGTTGLPKGVYFSHRQLVLHTLNTLGAFGAYQGLPLLRSDDVYMPITPMFHVHGWGIPYVATMLGIKQVYPGRYEPDDLVRLHQKERVTFSHCVPTVLQMIINSDASKKADFSGWKVLLGGSALTLGLARQAAGRGIQVHVAFGMSETCPVICAIHLTAEELALPMEAQLPQRIKAGIPVAMVDLKILDATGQWAPHDGKSIGEVVVRAPWLTQGYLHDPQKGSELWEGGWLHTGDIASIDPNGVVEIKDRIKDVIKTGGEWICSLSLESLISEHPAVASVAVVAIPDQQWGERPMALIVCKSEQRLSRKQLVDYLEQYVHQGIITKWAVPREIFFVTEIPKTSVGKINKKQIRAEAEAIRKQHG, from the coding sequence ATGTCTAGAACAAAGATAATACCTGCAGCGCAGGGAGCTCATGATTATCCGCTATTGATTAAAAGTTTATTGTTGTCGGGGGTTCGATATCAGCCCGATCAAGAAATCGTTTACTCCGACAAGTTTCGATATAATTACAGGGATTTGCTAGAGCGCGTCAATCGGTTGGCCAATATGCTCTCCGCTGCAGGTGTAAAGGCAGGTGACATAGTCGCAATCCTGGATTGGGATACCCCCCGCTACTTAGAGTGTTTTTTTGCAGTGCCTATGCTGGGTGCAGTGCTTCATACGGTGAACGTGCGACTCTCCCCAGAACAGATTGCGTACACGATGAATCATGCCGAGGATAGTGTGGTTCTAGTAAACGACGATTTTGTTCCACTACTGTCGGATATTGGCTATAAATTAAAGACTGTCAGTTGTTATATTCAGCTTTCTGATGGCGAGTCCGTCCAATCTGAGTTGCCTACGTTGGGCGAGTATGAACAATTGCTAGCGCAAGCAAGTAATCATTACGTTTTTCCCGATTTTGACGAGCGTTCGGTCGCGACGTTGTTTTATACCACAGGGACAACAGGGCTACCGAAAGGTGTTTACTTTAGTCATCGGCAGTTGGTGCTTCATACCCTCAATACACTTGGCGCTTTTGGCGCTTATCAGGGGTTGCCTCTTTTACGTTCCGATGATGTCTACATGCCGATCACACCGATGTTCCATGTCCATGGGTGGGGAATACCTTATGTCGCCACGATGCTGGGAATCAAGCAGGTATATCCTGGGCGATACGAGCCCGATGACTTGGTGCGATTGCACCAGAAAGAACGGGTTACCTTCTCTCACTGTGTACCTACCGTCTTACAGATGATCATCAATTCTGATGCGAGTAAAAAGGCGGATTTTAGCGGGTGGAAGGTATTGCTTGGAGGTAGCGCGTTAACGCTTGGACTGGCTAGACAAGCTGCGGGCCGAGGAATTCAAGTGCATGTAGCGTTCGGTATGTCTGAGACATGTCCAGTCATATGTGCCATTCACCTGACCGCCGAAGAGCTTGCCTTGCCGATGGAAGCGCAACTACCACAGCGTATCAAAGCAGGTATCCCGGTCGCGATGGTTGATCTGAAGATTTTGGACGCAACCGGACAGTGGGCTCCGCATGATGGCAAGTCTATTGGGGAGGTAGTTGTACGGGCTCCGTGGCTGACTCAGGGCTATCTTCACGATCCTCAAAAGGGCTCCGAGCTTTGGGAAGGCGGCTGGCTCCACACGGGAGATATCGCTTCTATAGATCCCAACGGTGTCGTAGAGATCAAAGACCGAATTAAGGATGTGATCAAAACCGGCGGCGAGTGGATTTGCTCACTGTCGTTGGAAAGTCTTATCAGCGAGCACCCTGCTGTTGCCTCTGTCGCAGTAGTTGCCATCCCTGATCAGCAGTGGGGAGAGCGCCCCATGGCATTGATAGTGTGTAAGTCAGAACAGCGCCTGAGTCGAAAGCAATTGGTAGATTATCTGGAACAATACGTTCACCAGGGGATAATAACTAAATGGGCAGTCCCTCGGGAAATTTTTTTTGTTACAGAGATTCCCAAAACAAGTGTTGGGAAGATCAACAAAAAACAAATTCGGGCTGAAGCAGAGGCAATTCGTAAGCAACATGGCTAG
- a CDS encoding MarR family winged helix-turn-helix transcriptional regulator produces MTKSSPRMLMVANALKACYWFEDALRKNQEAHGIPTVTRSQAFLLANIVNGEHRATRLARLLGISRQAISKMLNDLVDQGVLETTPDPNDARAQLVVFTARHEPIQMATKSILFQLEEELEIKFGKEKLNIVRDVLAEDWGPAPLLEAIES; encoded by the coding sequence ATGACAAAATCATCGCCGCGTATGCTGATGGTGGCTAACGCATTGAAAGCTTGCTATTGGTTCGAAGACGCCTTGAGGAAAAACCAGGAGGCCCACGGTATTCCTACCGTAACTCGTAGCCAGGCATTTCTACTCGCCAACATCGTCAATGGTGAACACCGAGCAACACGTTTGGCACGGCTGCTGGGTATCAGTCGCCAAGCAATCAGCAAAATGCTAAATGACTTAGTTGACCAGGGTGTGTTAGAAACCACTCCGGATCCAAATGATGCGCGCGCTCAGCTAGTAGTTTTCACAGCTCGCCACGAGCCTATTCAAATGGCAACCAAGTCTATTTTATTCCAACTCGAGGAAGAGCTCGAAATCAAGTTTGGCAAGGAAAAATTGAATATTGTACGTGATGTACTCGCTGAAGATTGGGGCCCAGCACCTTTGCTAGAAGCCATCGAATCCTAA
- a CDS encoding SphA family protein, with product MKRFISLIVVLFLFVARITVSQASEGVAYGGPLGGTDMGSAYLPPQPGFYGGVIYARLSGSKLNDNSGKEIRGSNVKYSGDLAGVGLLYVYPFQLGGGAIASGLIQPLTLSGNLKVFGQEQSYSGMGDLYADLFSWSKHIGGAGIGPAGAPLPYGLTVKASASIIFPTGEYNEHNAISPGANKYFFLPNVAFTYLTSPNMLGEGFEMSTTLWYQSALRNRATDIQSGDVVNVDFSLTQRSGLWQYGLAGQYAKQIEDDTFHGESLEPDGNRMQLASVGPIVSRMFPEVGLMVKAKGSVNVKAVNGMSINSLTLSLVKKF from the coding sequence ATGAAAAGGTTTATTTCGTTAATCGTAGTTCTGTTCTTATTTGTGGCTCGAATTACCGTTTCTCAAGCTTCTGAAGGGGTAGCTTATGGTGGACCACTGGGTGGGACGGATATGGGGTCGGCATACCTGCCGCCCCAACCGGGCTTCTATGGGGGTGTAATTTACGCAAGGCTTAGTGGATCTAAGCTAAACGATAATAGTGGGAAAGAAATACGGGGCTCTAACGTCAAATATAGCGGTGATCTTGCCGGCGTGGGGCTACTGTATGTTTATCCATTCCAATTGGGAGGAGGCGCAATTGCTTCAGGTTTGATTCAACCCCTTACCCTTTCCGGAAATCTTAAGGTCTTCGGGCAGGAACAAAGTTATAGTGGCATGGGGGATCTGTATGCTGATCTATTTTCATGGAGTAAGCATATTGGAGGAGCAGGTATTGGGCCTGCGGGCGCGCCTTTGCCTTATGGGCTAACAGTCAAAGCATCCGCGTCGATAATATTTCCGACCGGTGAATATAATGAACACAATGCGATCAGTCCAGGCGCTAATAAGTACTTCTTTCTTCCCAATGTGGCGTTTACTTATCTGACGAGCCCGAACATGTTAGGCGAAGGGTTTGAGATGTCGACTACCCTCTGGTACCAATCGGCATTGCGAAATCGAGCAACTGATATACAGTCGGGTGACGTCGTTAACGTGGATTTTTCCCTTACGCAACGGTCGGGGTTATGGCAGTATGGCTTAGCGGGCCAATATGCTAAGCAAATTGAAGATGACACCTTTCACGGTGAATCGCTGGAGCCTGATGGTAACCGTATGCAACTTGCCTCAGTTGGCCCAATCGTCAGTCGAATGTTTCCAGAAGTTGGGCTTATGGTTAAAGCTAAAGGGTCTGTTAATGTTAAAGCAGTGAACGGAATGTCTATCAACTCGCTCACGCTTTCGCTTGTTAAAAAGTTTTGA
- a CDS encoding bifunctional 3-(3-hydroxy-phenyl)propionate/3-hydroxycinnamic acid hydroxylase: MVLSLLLARQGHQVTLLERWHKPYPLPRAIGLSHESLRILYLAGLIDELQNALEWSEEYSKAVFLGAGREVLLSMSFRARAESGWPEMQSFNQPDAEALIEKVILANQNVQLLRGRVVTSVTQDTDTATVSFTRSAIDGTASVGAPIEQIAAQIVVGCDGANSVVASQCGIEYTDLGFEYDWLVVDVKPTVERTWDPFLAQTMYDRPTTMAPSGPGRRRFEFMLLPGESKADMNCAETAWSLLKEWNVSPENVELVRHAVYTFRARWAKEWSKGRVFLAGDAAHLMPPFLGQGMNSGLRDTANLAWRLDLFLNHRVPLDAVKPYTEERSQNVQGLTEYAVMLGELICEIDPVAIAQRDLGLRQARDSGGSQPPLVSFLEKGTLAENAPLAGTFCQQGRVRLGECMANFDELCGAGRFMLLGLNQDPHEHMSPSIQALWKKIGGKTVHVDAELDFEGTYSEWFKEEGVETILVRPDFYIFGAVTNATQVDALVLDLSQQLSLR; the protein is encoded by the coding sequence ATGGTACTCAGCTTGCTTCTGGCGCGCCAGGGGCATCAGGTGACGCTGCTCGAACGTTGGCACAAACCTTACCCGCTGCCGCGCGCCATCGGTTTGAGCCATGAATCGTTGCGTATTCTTTACCTAGCAGGGCTGATTGACGAACTCCAGAATGCACTCGAGTGGAGTGAGGAATACAGCAAGGCGGTTTTTCTCGGGGCAGGACGGGAAGTGCTATTGAGTATGTCGTTTCGGGCGCGTGCTGAGTCCGGTTGGCCAGAAATGCAAAGTTTCAATCAGCCTGATGCGGAGGCGCTAATTGAAAAAGTGATCCTCGCTAACCAAAACGTGCAACTGCTGCGGGGCCGAGTAGTTACATCAGTGACACAGGATACCGACACGGCCACCGTAAGTTTCACGCGGTCTGCAATTGATGGGACCGCGAGTGTGGGAGCGCCGATTGAGCAAATCGCAGCCCAAATTGTCGTGGGCTGCGACGGTGCCAATAGCGTCGTTGCAAGCCAATGCGGCATTGAATATACCGACCTTGGTTTTGAATACGACTGGCTTGTAGTGGATGTAAAGCCCACTGTCGAACGCACCTGGGATCCATTTCTCGCACAGACGATGTACGACCGTCCGACAACTATGGCTCCATCTGGTCCAGGTCGCCGTCGTTTTGAGTTCATGCTATTACCGGGCGAGTCGAAAGCAGACATGAACTGTGCAGAGACTGCTTGGAGTCTCTTAAAGGAATGGAACGTTTCACCCGAGAATGTGGAGTTAGTCCGTCACGCGGTATATACCTTTCGTGCGCGCTGGGCAAAAGAATGGAGTAAAGGACGCGTATTTTTAGCGGGGGACGCAGCGCACCTGATGCCACCGTTCCTCGGCCAAGGCATGAATTCAGGGTTGCGTGATACCGCGAATTTGGCTTGGCGTCTGGATCTGTTTCTTAACCATCGGGTTCCTTTGGACGCGGTCAAACCCTATACCGAAGAACGTAGCCAGAATGTCCAAGGACTCACCGAGTATGCAGTGATGCTTGGTGAATTGATCTGCGAGATCGATCCGGTAGCTATAGCTCAGCGGGACCTAGGTCTTCGTCAAGCACGCGATTCTGGGGGCAGCCAACCACCACTGGTTAGTTTCTTGGAAAAAGGCACGCTAGCCGAAAATGCGCCGCTTGCTGGCACATTTTGTCAACAGGGCCGAGTGCGTCTTGGTGAATGTATGGCCAATTTTGACGAGTTGTGTGGGGCTGGCCGCTTCATGTTGTTAGGGCTAAACCAAGATCCCCATGAGCATATGTCACCGTCTATCCAGGCATTGTGGAAAAAAATAGGCGGTAAAACAGTGCACGTTGATGCTGAGTTGGACTTCGAGGGCACTTATAGCGAATGGTTCAAGGAGGAGGGCGTCGAGACAATATTAGTGCGACCCGATTTTTACATTTTTGGTGCAGTAACGAATGCCACTCAGGTAGATGCGCTGGTATTAGACCTTTCACAGCAACTAAGTCTGCGTTAA